TACGTTTGTATGTCATATGAGCTAAAGAGGTGTATATGTATGCAATTGTGACTTACCAAAAAGTAGGAAGAAGCTTGTGATTGAAGTAGCTTTGGTGATCGCTCTGATTTCGTTGTAGCGAACATCAGGATCAATCACTTCATTCACAGAAACATGAACGAGTATATGATTTTAATGACACTTACGCTGGTAGACCCCTCATGACTTGGTCAATACTATCCCAAGAGGGTACCGCATATTTAGGTAATGACCAAAATACTTTTTTCGTACATTTTGCGTACCCTGTCCAATCTGCATTTGACCATTCACACCATCCCCAAATCCCAAATCCATATGCGTGTAAGCCTCCTGCCCTTTTATCCATTTGATCGTGAAcagcatcatcttcgtttCTCGCTGAATTCACAAGTACGGATGCTTCCTCAGGTTCATCAATTGTCGATCTTCTCAGATTATAATCTAGTTGTGTGAGATCAGATTGTCGTTTACTATCAGTGTTCGTACGACGATCAAAAGTGACCGTCGATGCATCAGTACTCTGATTAACTACCAATAACCAGAACCTAGAGTTCATCTGACCTTCCAATGTGGAGTGTTCGTGATCCAGGGGTGCATTGTTGAAGACGACTGCCATCAATAAGACGAACGATGAGAAGGTCAATATGATTGAGAGAGTGTGGCATAGTGGATTGAAATTTAGTTTGGCCATGGTTCCATCGACGGTTGTTTGATATAATTTgaccttttcttttttcaGGATTTAGTGAGGCCAACTTATCTCTTGTGTAGGAGGATTAGGTCAACTACAATCTTTTATTCtgttttgtttgtttttgtttGCTGATTGGGAGAGTAATTTATACTTCTGAGGACTTTTGTCAGTAGAGATCTTCGTTGGGAACAAAATCAGGCCAGCGTATAGATAcaaatctcatctcacttAGCATTGATTACCTCAAACGCAGAAAGGACGTGGACCGTATGAAATGAAAAGAGATCAAACGATTAGATCTGTTACAGCTTAGGAAAAGGATCGACATCTGGGCTCATTCACATCGAGTGAGTTGCGAAACACGTGGTAAGCTGCAGCCGAGATTACGTTAATCCCCCTTGGAGTGGAGGTAAATCAGTCAAATATCAGAAACCGAAAATAgaacgatgacgatgagagcGAGAGCAGTTGTGTACTGAGATGCAAATGCGGGTACTGATCCGATTGATAGAAACAGAACCCATCCTCCCAAAGGAACCCTCGCTTAATAGTCAAACACGACTTTACAACGCATCGCCTCgcattgatcatcttctcttctgctaGACTAGACTAGACCGTCTCGTCCGAGAACCAAGGATACACAGATAACAAGATATAAATAGGTACTTACCAACGACACTCTTCCCCGGtacttctttcttcacttgatcaaTTCACACCTCCCATAATCAAGACAAAATGGCTTTGGCTCAACACGTAGACGcagagaagatcatcaatgaATCCAGGGATCATCCCGTGAGGAAGCATACTCATGATAGAAAGTGAGTATATGATCTAACTTCTAATTGCTGGTCATTGCTGATGATTATTTGTCTTAGAGCTACTCTCTATGATATCCCCTATACCTCTCGATACGATGTCGAAATTGACCTGCCTCGTTACTCCATCCCCGAGACTGGTGTAAATGCCAAAGTCTCTTATCAACTTCTACACGATGAGTTGCTCTTGGGTAAGCGACGTGTAACTCCGTCTTATACCTTACACGCACCTGTGCTGATGTTGATACCTTGTTACCATCGGAACAGACGGTAATCCCAACATGAACCTTGCAAGGTGAGCATAAATTTTTTACCTATAGCTTTGCACATTTCGCTTACCCATGGAACAATAGTTTCGTCAACACTTGGGTACCTGACGAATGCAACAGATTGATGTATGAGAAtctcaacaaggtgagtcaagtgTATCAGCTACCGAGTCAAGTACCAGCCTATCTGTAGCCAACGCTGTAGCTGATTTGTCCATCCTAGAATCTTGTCGACCAAGACGAGTATCCTGCTGCTCAAGCGATTCATGAACGATGTATCGTGAGTTCACATATTGTAAAATACTAGATCAAAGACTTTCATCCCTGctaagctgatatatatacatctgCAGTCCATGATCTCCCATCTCTGGCACGCGCCCAAAGATGCTACTGCTCTTGGTACAGCTACCACCGGTTCATCCGAAGCTATCATGTTAGGAGGTATGGCCTTGAAAAAGCGATGGCAGGTAAGTCATTCATCACTCTGAAAGGGAAAACTCATACGATCTGACACTTGTTCATACCTTCGTACGAATAGGAAAAGATGAAGGCTGCCGGCAAAGATATTCATAATCCTGGCCCAAATATCGTCATGGGTGCTGAAGCTCAAGTCGCCCTGGAAAAGTTTGCAAGGTGAGTAACAAGTAGCTCGCTCCCACCAATTCTTTCATATCTCTGACTTGTCTTGACATATAGATATTTCGAAGTAGAAGCTAGACTGGTACCAGTCCACGAGAAAGTATGTCCTGTTGAAGAAAAGGTATATGCAAACTTGAAGCTAATGCATTCAATATAGTCCGGTTACGTGATGGATCCAAAGGAAGCTGTCAAATACTGTGATGAGAACACTATTGGTATATTCGTGTAAGTACTATATTCTTCAGCTGTAGGGTATATCACTGACATTATATTCAGCATCATGGGTTCCACCTATACCGGTACTTTTGAGTCCGTCCAAGGCATGTCCGATGAATTGGATaaataccaagaagaaaccgGTATCGATATTCCAATTCACGTGGATGCAGCCTCAGGTGGTTTCGTTGCGTGAGCTGATCTGCCGAATTGATTGTTGCGAATACTGGCTGACTTGACGGTTATAGACCTTTCGTGTACCCCCAACTTGCTTGGGATTTCCGAATACCCCGAGTAAACTCGATCAACGCCTCAGGTCATAAGTACGGTCTCGCATCAGTC
The nucleotide sequence above comes from Kwoniella europaea PYCC6329 chromosome 1, complete sequence. Encoded proteins:
- a CDS encoding glutamate decarboxylase, with translation MALAQHVDAEKIINESRDHPVRKHTHDRKATLYDIPYTSRYDVEIDLPRYSIPETGVNAKVSYQLLHDELLLDGNPNMNLASFVNTWVPDECNRLMYENLNKNLVDQDEYPAAQAIHERCISMISHLWHAPKDATALGTATTGSSEAIMLGGMALKKRWQEKMKAAGKDIHNPGPNIVMGAEAQVALEKFARYFEVEARLVPVHEKSGYVMDPKEAVKYCDENTIGIFVIMGSTYTGTFESVQGMSDELDKYQEETGIDIPIHVDAASGGFVAPFVYPQLAWDFRIPRVNSINASGHKYGLASVGLGWIIWRSADYLPKELIFELHYLGQTDYSFNLNFSRPAFPVLSQMFHFLNLGFSGYKRINENNLSKARLISRALEASGYFVCLSQIHRAKNQGASNISPVITKAASDIIHGHVPEIDDPTYYVEGLPVVSFRFSDEIKEKYPRVKQEWIQSQLRAIGWIVPNYPLPPAEEDTEILRCVVRESLSGDLARKLILDIIQVTEGLLNGAGPSYHMSVANRRQSTTSPVDVKRGGTLDTQHISEHTSTYAKTC